TGCAACGTCTGCTAGTGAGATCCACATTTTTTCACCATTTAGGACATAATGATCTCCTTCTTTTTTGGCAGTAGTCTGAAGCCCTCTTACGTCACTTCCTGCATTTGGTTCTGTAAGTCCAAAGGTAGCGATTTTTTCGCCTCTTGCCTGTGGCGCTAGATATTTTTGTTTTTGTTCTTCGTTTGCCCAGGTAAGCATTGTCATGCTGTTAAGTCCAACATGAACAGAAAGAATAACCCTAAGAGATGTGTCTACAGCTTCAAGCTCCTCACATGCAAGTCCAAGGCTGACGTAGTCAAAACCTGCTCCCCCGTATTTTTCAGGAATACACACTCCTAGTAGATCTAGCTCCTTCATCTTTTCTAAAATTGAATCATCGAATTGTTGCTTCTCATCTAGTTCTGCTATTTTTGGTTCCACTTCCTTTGTCGCAAAATCCTTTACTGTTTTAGCTAGCATTTCTTGATCTTCATTTAATGTAAAACCCAACATTTTTAAAAACCTCCCCTTAGTTTTTAATAGTTTTTTAATTTAGTTCACCCCAAGTTAACCTTCTGCCATTTAATATTGCAATTTTCATACCAACTTAATTAGCGCTAAGAAATAAAAAAAGGAGAAAACCGTACTATAAGGGGTTACGGCCTTCTCCTTTAAATTTATATTTTTCATTATTATAATTTTCGTTCAATTTCTTAACGTCAACTGTTTAGTTTTTTCCAAAGGGTTGTTCTACTAACTCCAAGCAGCGAGGCTAGCTCCTCTTTACTGCTGGTATGGTGCTTAGCCACCTGCCTTATTATTTCTTCTTCCATTTCCTTTAGCGTGCCAAGTTTAACTGTTATCCTGGTATTGTTATCATCGTCAAAATCTAATCCGTCCTCATCTTCGCAAGAACTCATTTCGTAATCGTCTTGATACAACTCCTCAATTAGTTCATCCAAATTTCTAAATGATTCAAGCTCATCCTGGTCTTTACTTAAAAGGACATACTTTTCTACAAAGTTTTTAAGTTCTCTTATATTTCCAAGCCATTTAAAACTCTTTAATCTGTTTAGATGTTTTGCCTTAATCTCCTCAACAGTTACATTTTCTTGTTCACAGATTTCTTTGACAAATAAGTTTATCAGATAAGGTATATCTTCAGGCCTCTTTCTAAGGGGAGGGATGTTAAGATTTAGAACATTTAAACGATAGAAGAGATCATTTCTGAACTCTTTGTTTTTGACCCTCTCTTTTATATTGTCATTACAGGCTGCAACCACTCTTACATCCACTGGTATTATCTCTTCTCCGCCAACTCTTCTAACAACTTTTTCCTCAAGTACTCTTAATAATCTTGCCTGAAGAGAAGGTGGAGTTTCTGTTATTTCATCAAGAAAAATAGTACCATTATGAGCAAGCTCCAACAGGCCTAGTTTTCCGCCTTTTTTGGCCCCTGTGAAAGCACCGTCCTCATACCCAAAGAGCTCACTCTCAAGTAAATTGTCCGGCAGGGTAGCGCAGTTTATAGCTACAAATGGACCATTTTTTCTTTTGCTCTCATTATGAATGCTTTGGGCGAACATTTCTTTACCGGTACCGCTCTCGCCCGTTATTAGGATAGTTGCATCATTTTTACTGTATCTTTTGGCCTTTTCAATGACTTTTTCCATTTTGGGCGAATTAGTATGAATTTGCGAAAACTCAAATCTAGCAACAAATCCCTTACTGTGAAGCTTTTTCCTAATTTTGTTTTCTAGTTTTTGTATTCTAGAGATCTCAGTAAAGTTAATAAAGATGCCTTCGTTCTGCGTTTCAAATCTTACCGGTATTCTATTAATCAGGCATTTTTTGTTTTTTAATGTTTGTACATCATTTATAACTATATCGCCATTACCTAGAATTTTGTTAAAGACATTCTTATCTTTTTTTAGCTCTTCGATATCCCTTCCTATTATCGGTTCACTCGCAGGTATTTTTAAAAGCTCTTTTCCTTTTTCATTTATATAAGTTACTTTGCCGGTGTTTTCGACTTCCATTACTCCACCATAGGAGTGGGTAAGAATTTTCTTAAACCTTTCGTTTCGTATCAGATCATTTTTCCTGACTCTCATGAGCTCATCAGCTCTTTTGAAGGCTTCGTACACTGCTTCCCAGTTAGAATAAACCATGGCACCTTTCATGCCTTTTTTGTTGGCCTTCTCAAGAATACACATACCCGAGGCAACCACAACTTCAGTCCCGTCTTCAAAAGCTTTGTCTATCTGGCTATCCAACTCATCTTGGTCTTTATAATAATAGAATTCAAGGTTTTTATTTTTTAGGTTTATTATATTTTTCATGTTATCAAAATCATATCTATTTTTTCTTTTGAAGTATTCGAAATATGCAATATTATCACCGAGGCTTTTGGCTTCGTTTAGAGCCTGTAAGATATCAAAGGAATTAATCTCTACAGGTATCATAGGCACGTCCACTTTACTTTTAATTAAAGCTCCTGTAGCGCCTCTGCTGATAATTACAGTTTTTTTATCATTTTCGTATCTTTTTGCAATTTCTACTCCTTCATCTAAGACCGCATTATAAACCTCCACTTCTTTATTTTCTTCTCTGGCTATTTTGCGCGCAAGGTCAGCAAAGTTTTTGTAGGGCGAAATTACGACTAATTTTTCATTTTGACTTTCCATTATTTTTCACCCTTTCTTTTCTTAATACTATCAGTTGTAATAGTTGTAGCGATTATAACAATTATATCACTATTATACAATACTTTTGTTGATAAGTCCCTGGAAAATATCGTTTTATGTTAAATTACAAAACTATGTATGTTTAAGTTTTGAACGTACATTGTTCATATAAGTTTTAAATTATGATTCCGGTGCAAAAAGTCTATTCACCTAACTTTGTTTCATTTGACTTTTTGCACCAGAATCAATTATTAATTTGTCTCACATGCCAATAGTAGTTATTAAGATGGTATGTGAGGCAAATATTGAAATCATACTATCTCTTTATGAGTAGCGCGTCTAAGGCTTTAACCCCTTTTCCTTCGTCTAGTACTACAAGGGGGTTGATGTCTAGTTCTTCTATATATTCTTCATACAATGAGGCAAGTTTACTTACTTTAACTATCTGATCTGCCAAGGCATCAATATCTTTTTTGTTCTTACCTCTTGTTCCTTCAAGGATTTTAAAGCTCTTAATCTCCTTTATCATCTCCAAAGCTTCAGAGTGGGTAAGGGGTGCAAATCTAAATGCCACATCTTTTAGTACTTCTACATATACTCCCCCTAGACCAAACATTACCATAGGACCAAATTTCGGGTCTCTTTTGACCCCTATAATAACCTCTTCTTTTTCTCCTGTTTCCATCTCTTCTAACAATACTCCGTTGACTTTTGCATCAGGGGAGTTTTCTTTCACTGCTTTCATTATTTCGTTGTAGGCTTTTTCTACTTCTTCAGGCGAATCAAGGTTTAGCTTAACTGCCCCTATATCACTCTTGTGCAGTACATCCGGGGAGTCGATCTTCATAACCTGAGGAGACTTAAGTGATGAAGATAGCTTTATGGCTTCATCTTTGTCACGGCATAAGCCACCTTCTGGAACTGTCAGGCCACAGGTTTTTAGAATCTTTTTCCCTTCTGACTCACCCAAGTTTTTGTCACTGTTGTTGTTTGAAAAAGCCTTTTTGAGGGATTCTTTGATATCAGGGTCAAAGTCATTAGATTCATCTTTTTTGGCATTTAATATTTTGTTTTTGGCTTTGCTGTATTTCATCAGTTTGGATAGGGATTCAAGACCCCTCACAGGGCATTTGTACCAGGGAACATCTCCCTCATCTAGCACTTCAAAGTTATCAGACATCAATCTATCTCCCGCTGGCCAGGTAACTGTTAACGGTTTATCTATTTTGTCAAAGACCTCTACAGTATCTTTTGCCATCTGTTTACCTGCTTCACCATAGATCATACTGATAACTACAATGATGCCATCTATCTCTGGTGCGTCTGCCAGGGAATTTAAGACTCCTTTAAAGTTTTCTGCTTCATTAATCACCTGGGCTGTTACATCAACAGGGTTAAGGGCTGAGCCAAAAGCGGGGATATATTTTTCTACTTCTTCTTGAGCTTTGTCCCCAAGAGAAGGAACATTGATATCTTTGTCGCTAGCCCTATCGGCAAGAAGGATACCTGCACCTCCGGAAGTAGTAACTATAGCTAAATTATCGCCTTTTGGCATTTTGTTAATCTTCTCAAGTAAATATGCAATATCTATCATCTCTTCCACACTATATACTCTTATAACTCCTGTTTGTTTGAAAAGGGTATCATAAGAAGTATCTGAGCTAACCATTGAGGCAGTATGAGAAGCTGCAGCTTTTTGGCCAACTTCTGAGCTTCCAACTTTAAGGCATATTACAGGCTTATTTGCCTTAAGTGCCCGCTCCAAAAGTTCTCTAAAGCGCTTTCCATCATTTACTTCTTCAAGATAAGTCATGATTGCACTGGTGTTTTCATCTTCAATGAAATATTCTAGAAAGTCCAGAGATTCAAGGTCTGCTTCGTTACCAGTGCTAACAACTGCACTAAAACCAACACCTTTTTCCTGGGCTGAATTAAAGATTGAATAACCAAGGGCCCCACTCTGGGTAACAAAACCAATATTGCCCTGTTTTAGCGGTCTTATCTCCATAGATGCACTAAAAGTAGAAGTATTGCCTGTTCTAAGATTCACAACACCCTGACAGTTAGGACCCAAAATACCCATCCCAGATTCTTTGGCGAGCTCCTGAATTTGATCTTGAATCTTTTTACCTTCTTCTCCCGCTTCAGAAAATCCAGAACTATAAACGATGGCATGTTTTACTCCTTTTTGGACACATTCCTGAAGTACCGGCAAAACAAGCTTATAGTTAACTATAATAAGAGCTACGTCTACCTGATCTTCAATATCGCTTATACTTTTATAGCATTTAACCCCGTGCATCTCATCATATTTAGGATTAACCGGATATACCTTTCCCTCAAAGTTGTGTTCCTTAAAGTATCTTAAAGGTCTTCCTCCAATGGAATCTAAGTTTTGCGAAGCACCTACAACAGCAATAGATTTTGGATTAAATAAAGCTGTTAAATCCTTTTTCATAAAACAAAACCTCCTATTTTGTGTTTAATTTGTTAACATATCTGTGGTTTATTTAGTACTACATGTAATATAGATGCAATTTTTGTGCCAAAAAAAAAGACCCCCGAAAATCCCGAGGATCTATTAAAGGAATAAGATGAATGAAAAGTACATTACCCGGTTTTTTTGAACCAGGGGTTCATAGTGCCAAACTTCGTATCTATGACAAGGCCTAAGGAGATAATCACAATAGCTATATAAATAAAGGCACTAATTAAAGGTAACTGCTGTATTAACCACAGAGACACATAGCCTACAATTAACTCAATTGCAATAGTCTGAGATGTTTTGAATAGATTAAGAATATATCTACCTACTAGCACTGCAAGGGCTACATAGCCATAAAATACCACTGCAAAAAATCCTATAATCAAAAATGGCACCAGAGGAAGACCTATTATTGTCAGTGCTACAGCAAGAAGAAGCACTGGAAAAACTGCCAGCCCTATAAGTCCTATAAGAAGAATCCTGCCAATATTTCTCTCCAAATAATCAGACATGTTATCAATGTATTTTTTAGTTAGAGATACCACAAGAAAAGCTATCACCAAAAACCCAAGTAAAGACACTATCCTAATAGCCATTCCAAAAACATTACCAAGAGCCATCATACCCGGGGCATGCACACCAATTGCACTCAATCTGTCAATCACACCTCCTGCCTGTATCGATATCTCACCGCCTCTAAGGGTGCCATCATTAGAGACTGTCAAAGCTCCTCCCATTGTAATAGCATCCCCATGAACCACACCATTTATCTTGACATCACCGGCAAAAGCTATTACGTCTCCTTCTACTTCTCCATCAACCACCACATTACCACTAAAGGCAACTACATCGCCCTCAATTATCTGCCCCGCTTCAACATGTACATCTCCACTAAATTTGACTATTTCGCCTCTTCTTTCCAATTCTTGACTCTGTTCATTTCCTTCAACTGCATTAACATAACTGTTTTCTATTATCCCAGCACCCTGAAATATTAAAGCAAAAAACATCACAATAAATACTGAAATTACTAATCTTTTTCTCATTAATCTTCCTCCTTATAAAAGTTAAAATAGATGCAATTTAACTGCAAAACATATGATCAAAGTAAAGTTTTGTTTTTAATCGTAATTCAGTTTGATACAATTCTTGCAAGGGTTCGGTATAATAACAACAAGACAGCCAAGGACAATATAAATAATGTAAAGTATATCTCGAAAATCGAACTATATATCCCAAAAAATATTTCAAAAGTAACCTGGGCAAATGCCAGCAGAGCTTCTAAGAGCGAAAGAATATATATTCCAAAAGATAGAACTTGACTTATTATCCAACTGCTAACACTCGAAAAAGCAGCTAGCATCGAACTAACCTCTGTAATAATCTGCTCCCTAAACAATGCCCCCTGTAGTATTATTAATGCCGCAATGAAAATAATTTTTACCCCAACTAAAATTCTATTTTTATAAATAGATTTATCTAACTCTGGGATAGGTTTGCTATTTATCTCTTCCATCACTTGAGCTTCAAAATTTACCGGTACTGCTGCTTTTTTAACATCATCAAAGCTAGAATAAAGATTTTTTAGCTCTTCTAGCCGCCTTTCGCACTTAGGGCAGTTTTCTATATGGGAACTAAGCTTTTCTTTTTCTTCACTACCTAGCATGCCATCTAGATATAGATTTATAGCACTTTCATCGCATCTTTGATATCTTTTAATCATCATCGACCTCCTTCAAAAAAACAAGCTCTTTTTGGAGAAGTTTTCTCCCTTTGAATAACCTGTTCTTTACTTTTGATTGATTTATATCAAGAATCTCTGCTATTTCTTTGTAGTTAAAGCCATTAATGTGATAGAGAACCACTACAGCCCTGAATTCGTGGGGGAGCTTTTTTATTGCTTTTTCCATGTAGTTTAGCTGTTCTTTTTGGATCAAATTCTCTTCTGGCCCTTCTGATCCATTAGTGCTTTCTAACTTTTGCATACTGTCATCATCTTTTAAAAGAATATCTTTCTTTTTTTTCAAATAATCGAGGCAGGTATTTGTAGCTATTTTGTATATCCAGGTGCTAAATTTGTACTTAGCATCAAAAGTATCAAGTTTTTGATAAGCTTTTATGAAGCTCTCCTGGGCAAGGTCCTCTGCATCCTGGCTGTTTTTGACCATTCTTTTTGTAAGAGTCAAAATCCCCTTTGAGTATCTATTTACGATCTCAGAGTAGAAAGAGCTATCTCCATATTCTAGTATCTTCTTGACAATTTTTTCATCTGATAGATAATCAGTTAGATAGTCATTGCTTCCCAAAAGTACCCACCTCTGTTAAAAAACCTGACTCTAATTCCAATAATGAATGTCATATATGTTTAGCAATAGTATTTGGTTTTATTTTTTTATCTATTAAGTAATACGATCAGGTTTTAAAAAAGTTTATATCAATCCCGAAATATTATTTTAATTTAAATTTATCATAAAAAATAAGCCAGCAGCTACTAAAGAGTAACTGCTGGCTTATTTTTCGGGGGCTTGTTTTGTTTTTGTTTTAGTTAATTAAGTTAGAAGTTATATCTAGAATCGACCAATAACAACTTCATCTTCAGCTAAGATTCCGGTATTAACAAGTGCTCTCTGGTAAGATGTACTTTCACGAGACATTCTTACAGTTGCGCCAGTTATAGTATCGATAGAATCTTGAGCTGTGTTTGTTGCACCAGATGGTACATCTACTCCAAATACATTGTCTTCATTGACAGCATCTCCCCATCTGTCCACTTCCCAATCTACTAAGGAAGTAAGCTCAGTAGCATCTTGGCCTTCAAGATATTCGGTAATAGCATCGTAGTTACCTGACCAACCACCTAAGCTGTGATACCCGTATTCTACACCCATAGGTACAGGTGTATTATTTTCAAATTCTACACCCATAGCTTCTAAAAACTCTTTTACTGTGGTGTCATTATCCATTCCTTCAAAAGTTCCATAATCGTTAACAACATGATTCCAGTTATCAATATCAAAAATGGTATTGTCTGCTAACTCGTCCCAATCAGGCATATCTGATCCGCCGGTTCTCTTTGTGGGTATAAACTGATCTTCATTTCCTACAGTTAGACCTTCTCCAATTGTAGTGTTCTCGAAGTCGTAATCTTCATCAAACTTCATCTCAAACTGGAACCTTGTCCATGGGTCAACTATAACTGCAGCAGTTTGTCCTGTATCTTCATCTACTTCTACGGCCCATAAGGACATCATGTTGTTTGTTGAAATCTTAAACATAGAGTTCCCTTCTTCTAAGTCTTCACCTTCTGTATCTGCAAAAGTAGGCTCTTCTTCAAAATCAACCCAGATATCTGCTGCATCGTCATTACGTGTTCCCCAGTATCCATCATACATTTGGAAATAACGCATTTTTGCATTTTGAATAATTCCATCTTCATCAAGTTCTAGGATAGTCTCGATGTATCTTTCTGCCTCATCTAATTCTGCTCCGTCTGCTTCCCCCTGCCAGGAATAACCTACGTAAGTTCCTTCCAAAGAATCATCTTCTGGTATGTCAGCTACTTCCTCCTTCTCACAACCGGCAGCAGCAACTACTAATGATAAAGCTAGAACAATCACAAGCATTAATCCCCCTCTTTTGTTAAATTTCACTATTACTTCCCCCTCTCATTTTTTTAAAAAAAGCCCCCTTCTAAAATATACGAAACTTCATATCGTTTTTCTTATTTTAACTAATTTGCACAGGTAATTGCTAGTTACAATCGTACTATTGATCATAGTACGATTGTACTTGTAGGGTTTCCCAAATAAAAAAGGCCTTAACACCACACGGACGCATTGTGTGTTTTAGGCCTTTCGTCAATCCTTTTATTTGTTTTTTTATGTTAGCTATTTTTATCTTTTAACTCTGAGGCATAAAATGCCGCAGCCTGGGCTCTATTACTTAAATCTAATTTACTCATAATACTGCTAAGCTGATTTCTTACAGTTTTTTCGCTAATATATAGTTTTTCACCAATTTCTTTATTGGTTTTTCCTTCTGATACTAATTCTAATATATTAAATTCTCTAGGAGATAGTCTTTCAGAGGTTTTTTTCCTTTTATTTTCATTTTTCTCTTGTAGTCTTTCCATAACTTTTTGGGTTATTTCGTTACTCAAAAGCGGCTGACCCATAGCAGCCTTTACGACGGTATCTACAAGGGATTTGGCTTTAACCTCCTTTAGCAGATAGCCTGATGCTCCGGCAAGGATGGATTCGATTAAAGCATCATCATCAGAATAAGCTGTCAGCATTACAACATTTGCTTCAGGGTTATTATTCATAATCTCTTCACATGCTTTAACTCCACTTTTGTCTGGCAGTCTGATATCCATTATAATTACGTCATAATTGCCTTCTTTTGCTTTGTTGATAGCACTCTCGCCATCTGCTGCTTCATCTACTTGTTCTATCCTATCATCCCTCGTTAAGTGTTGTTTTAGACCAATACGAACAATCTCATGATCATCAACAATCAAAACTTTATACAAAACCCCTCACCCCTCAAGTAATTTAATCAAGTGGCACTTCTAATTTAACCCTGGTACCTTTTGAGTTCTCTGTTGTAAGCCAAAAGCTGCCACCTAAGTTATTCATTCTTTCCTTAACATTTATCAGTCCTAGTTTGTCGCCTTTTTTTTGCTTTTCTTCTAATTTGTTAAGATCTATCCCTCTTCCGTTATCTTGTGTAATTATAACTAATTTATCTTTTTCCTGGTTTAGCTCTATTGTCACAAGGTCACCCCTTGAATGCTTTATAGCATTGATTAGTAACTCACTGAGTACATGATATAAGTTTGCTTTTATATTTGGAGGCACCACCAGAGATGGTTTTAGATTATTAGTTATTTTGATATCCATATTATAGTTTAGCTTATCTTTAAGCTTTTCTAACAGGTCCAAAAGTGTCTGTGAGGCATATTCAGCCGTTTTTAGGTCTTCAATATGAAGCCTAAGATTAGATAAAACTTTATTTAAGCTGTCAATCGAATTCTCTACCTGTGATTTTATTTTATCATATTCATCATTTTCAATGTCGTCTATACTCGTTTCAAGACCAAGGCCTACTGCATATATAGATTGGATAACATCATCATGCAGGTCTTTTTTAATTCTTTCTCTTTCTAAAAGAATTGCATTTTCGCTGTCTATCCTGCTGAGCTTTGCTAAATTCTCTGACTGGATATTTCTCAAAATAATAATAATGCAAATAGTGATTAATAAGCAGAAAAAAGTCCTAAAGAGAGGCACAGGTATATTTACCAGCCTGAAAAATACGTCCATATTTACTACAGAGGACGGGAAAAAATATCCTTCAGGTACAATTACCCCTGCAAAAATTCCATACAAAATAAGGGAAAAAGTCAAAATATTATAATTCATAGATACATTTTTATTGTAAAGTCTATCTTTATTCTGTTTTTTGTGAAGATAAAAAGCTATCCCAGAGATCAGTCCTCCCGGAAAAGCAAAAAAGTACCTGCTTATTATCTGCGCAGAATTAAACCACAGCTCTGTGTTTTCCCCAATCAAAATCAACCTATAAATTACAAAATAGCCTAGCCAAACTAAAATAAGAAAGATAGAAAAATATATTATATATTTTATTACTTCGTTGCCTTTTAGATCATACAGAAATTTTAGACCAAATAATAATAAAAAACCAAAAGAAATCCCTACCAGGTTTAAATTTATAAGTTCTAAAACAAATTCTGAAAAATGAGACTCTCTGAAAGGAATGTAAAAGTAACTCCATTCAGAAACCCCGTGCAAATACCCAAAAACAGCTAATAGCCACAGGTTCCCTACAATTGTCTTACTTGAATAATCTTTAACCTGAAGGGTTATAGCAATAGCCATTATAATAAATGACAATCCGTATATGAAATATATTTCAGCCAGGTATTCTATAAAAAATTCCTTAATCATAGTACAAATCCTCCCTACAAAATGATACCATAAATATAAAATAATTAAATGTACAAAATTTTGCAAAAAAGTGTAAGTTAATAAAGAAGGGGGAAAATTTAATGAAATATGATGTGACTGTTATTGGCGGTGGGCCAGGAGGTATTGCCTGTGCTGTAAAATCTTCAAAGCTAGGGCTAAAAACTGCGTTAGTCGAAAAGAACTTCCCCGGAGGTGATGCTATTAATGAAGGTTATTACCCTTTGAAAGTGCTGCTCTCAGATGACGAAAAAGTTTTGCCAGAAAGGATACAAAATGCATCTTTTGCCTGGCATGATAGGTTAAGAAAGTGCGGTGTAGACGTAATTGAAGGAGAGGCAGAAGTCCTTGATGAAGGTAAAATCAAAATAATAACAAGCACCCATACTCAAAACATACATACAAAAAATATTGTCATCGCCACAGGAAATGTCCCTGTCTCACCAGTGGAGGGCGTCAAGCTAGATGGACAAGGATTTATCTCTT
The Natranaerofaba carboxydovora genome window above contains:
- a CDS encoding sigma-54-dependent Fis family transcriptional regulator, translated to MESQNEKLVVISPYKNFADLARKIAREENKEVEVYNAVLDEGVEIAKRYENDKKTVIISRGATGALIKSKVDVPMIPVEINSFDILQALNEAKSLGDNIAYFEYFKRKNRYDFDNMKNIINLKNKNLEFYYYKDQDELDSQIDKAFEDGTEVVVASGMCILEKANKKGMKGAMVYSNWEAVYEAFKRADELMRVRKNDLIRNERFKKILTHSYGGVMEVENTGKVTYINEKGKELLKIPASEPIIGRDIEELKKDKNVFNKILGNGDIVINDVQTLKNKKCLINRIPVRFETQNEGIFINFTEISRIQKLENKIRKKLHSKGFVARFEFSQIHTNSPKMEKVIEKAKRYSKNDATILITGESGTGKEMFAQSIHNESKRKNGPFVAINCATLPDNLLESELFGYEDGAFTGAKKGGKLGLLELAHNGTIFLDEITETPPSLQARLLRVLEEKVVRRVGGEEIIPVDVRVVAACNDNIKERVKNKEFRNDLFYRLNVLNLNIPPLRKRPEDIPYLINLFVKEICEQENVTVEEIKAKHLNRLKSFKWLGNIRELKNFVEKYVLLSKDQDELESFRNLDELIEELYQDDYEMSSCEDEDGLDFDDDNNTRITVKLGTLKEMEEEIIRQVAKHHTSSKEELASLLGVSRTTLWKKLNS
- a CDS encoding acetate--CoA ligase family protein — translated: MKKDLTALFNPKSIAVVGASQNLDSIGGRPLRYFKEHNFEGKVYPVNPKYDEMHGVKCYKSISDIEDQVDVALIIVNYKLVLPVLQECVQKGVKHAIVYSSGFSEAGEEGKKIQDQIQELAKESGMGILGPNCQGVVNLRTGNTSTFSASMEIRPLKQGNIGFVTQSGALGYSIFNSAQEKGVGFSAVVSTGNEADLESLDFLEYFIEDENTSAIMTYLEEVNDGKRFRELLERALKANKPVICLKVGSSEVGQKAAASHTASMVSSDTSYDTLFKQTGVIRVYSVEEMIDIAYLLEKINKMPKGDNLAIVTTSGGAGILLADRASDKDINVPSLGDKAQEEVEKYIPAFGSALNPVDVTAQVINEAENFKGVLNSLADAPEIDGIIVVISMIYGEAGKQMAKDTVEVFDKIDKPLTVTWPAGDRLMSDNFEVLDEGDVPWYKCPVRGLESLSKLMKYSKAKNKILNAKKDESNDFDPDIKESLKKAFSNNNSDKNLGESEGKKILKTCGLTVPEGGLCRDKDEAIKLSSSLKSPQVMKIDSPDVLHKSDIGAVKLNLDSPEEVEKAYNEIMKAVKENSPDAKVNGVLLEEMETGEKEEVIIGVKRDPKFGPMVMFGLGGVYVEVLKDVAFRFAPLTHSEALEMIKEIKSFKILEGTRGKNKKDIDALADQIVKVSKLASLYEEYIEELDINPLVVLDEGKGVKALDALLIKR
- a CDS encoding polymer-forming cytoskeletal protein yields the protein MRKRLVISVFIVMFFALIFQGAGIIENSYVNAVEGNEQSQELERRGEIVKFSGDVHVEAGQIIEGDVVAFSGNVVVDGEVEGDVIAFAGDVKINGVVHGDAITMGGALTVSNDGTLRGGEISIQAGGVIDRLSAIGVHAPGMMALGNVFGMAIRIVSLLGFLVIAFLVVSLTKKYIDNMSDYLERNIGRILLIGLIGLAVFPVLLLAVALTIIGLPLVPFLIIGFFAVVFYGYVALAVLVGRYILNLFKTSQTIAIELIVGYVSLWLIQQLPLISAFIYIAIVIISLGLVIDTKFGTMNPWFKKTG
- a CDS encoding anti-sigma factor family protein, which gives rise to MIKRYQRCDESAINLYLDGMLGSEEKEKLSSHIENCPKCERRLEELKNLYSSFDDVKKAAVPVNFEAQVMEEINSKPIPELDKSIYKNRILVGVKIIFIAALIILQGALFREQIITEVSSMLAAFSSVSSWIISQVLSFGIYILSLLEALLAFAQVTFEIFFGIYSSIFEIYFTLFILSLAVLLLLYRTLARIVSN
- a CDS encoding RNA polymerase sigma factor, producing MGSNDYLTDYLSDEKIVKKILEYGDSSFYSEIVNRYSKGILTLTKRMVKNSQDAEDLAQESFIKAYQKLDTFDAKYKFSTWIYKIATNTCLDYLKKKKDILLKDDDSMQKLESTNGSEGPEENLIQKEQLNYMEKAIKKLPHEFRAVVVLYHINGFNYKEIAEILDINQSKVKNRLFKGRKLLQKELVFLKEVDDD
- a CDS encoding response regulator transcription factor, with protein sequence MYKVLIVDDHEIVRIGLKQHLTRDDRIEQVDEAADGESAINKAKEGNYDVIIMDIRLPDKSGVKACEEIMNNNPEANVVMLTAYSDDDALIESILAGASGYLLKEVKAKSLVDTVVKAAMGQPLLSNEITQKVMERLQEKNENKRKKTSERLSPREFNILELVSEGKTNKEIGEKLYISEKTVRNQLSSIMSKLDLSNRAQAAAFYASELKDKNS
- a CDS encoding sensor histidine kinase, whose translation is MIKEFFIEYLAEIYFIYGLSFIIMAIAITLQVKDYSSKTIVGNLWLLAVFGYLHGVSEWSYFYIPFRESHFSEFVLELINLNLVGISFGFLLLFGLKFLYDLKGNEVIKYIIYFSIFLILVWLGYFVIYRLILIGENTELWFNSAQIISRYFFAFPGGLISGIAFYLHKKQNKDRLYNKNVSMNYNILTFSLILYGIFAGVIVPEGYFFPSSVVNMDVFFRLVNIPVPLFRTFFCLLITICIIIILRNIQSENLAKLSRIDSENAILLERERIKKDLHDDVIQSIYAVGLGLETSIDDIENDEYDKIKSQVENSIDSLNKVLSNLRLHIEDLKTAEYASQTLLDLLEKLKDKLNYNMDIKITNNLKPSLVVPPNIKANLYHVLSELLINAIKHSRGDLVTIELNQEKDKLVIITQDNGRGIDLNKLEEKQKKGDKLGLINVKERMNNLGGSFWLTTENSKGTRVKLEVPLD